The genomic segment GTTTCGCCGGCGCTGGCGCGAAATCGACTTTGGGAGGCCTGGAGACCTCCTTCTCGTTCTCCACCGTGAAGTTGGGCTTCGTTTTATACCCGAAGATCATCGCCGTCAGGTTGGAGGGGAAGGAGCGCACCGTCACGTTGTATTCCTGCACCGCCTTGATGTAGCGGTTCCGCGCGACCGTAATCCGGTTCTCCGTCCCTTCGAGCTGGGCCTGCAGATCGCGGAAGTTGGCGTCGGATTTCAGCTGCGGATAGTTCTCCGACACCACCAGGAGCCGTGAAAGGGCTCCCGACAGCTCCCCCTGGGCGGCCTGGAACTTCGCGAACGCCTCGGGGTTGTTGATCAGTTCCGGGGTCGCCTGGATGCTGCCGACCTTGGCGCGGGCATTCGTGACCCCCAGCAACACCTCTTTTTCCTGGGCGGCGAAACCCTTTACGGTGTTCACCAGGTTGGGGATCAGGTCCGCGCGGCGCTGGTACTGGTTCAGGACCTCGGACCAGCTCGATTTGATCGCCTCGTCGTTCCGCTGGAATGTGTTGTAGCCGCAGCCGGCAAGAGTCACTGCGAGGAACGCCGTGAGGACCACCCTTGATTTCCCCATCTTTCCCCCTCCTTGGAACAGCGTGTCGGATCGGCGCGGCAAGATTCCTTCCGCGGTAACGGGTTCGAGGTTGTCGGAGTTGCATCTTCAGATTATGCACGAGTTCGCCGGGGGATGAAAAGCCCGGTCGCTTTACCGGGCGACCGGGCTCTTTCCCCAACTGTCCCTGCCGGACCGGCCTCCCGGCAGGGTCACCCTCCCGACGCCCGACCGGGTACCGTCTCGACCGGGATCCGGTCCCCGTGCTCGGCGAGCCACTCCTCGAACGACCGCATCGCGGGGTTGAGCGCCCTGGAAAATTCGAGGCTGCGCGCACCGCAGAAGACCGATTCGAAGTCCCGCTTGAACTGGAACATGTTCCCGAGATCCTCCGCTCCCGGAAAGCCGAAGCCGCGGTAGACCTCGGGGGAGACGGCGTTATACCGGATCTCCTGCCCGAGCGCCCGGGTCAGCGCGGCCGCCATCTGCCCGCCGGTCAGGTGACCGCCAGCGATTCCGACGGTCCTCCCGGTGAATTCCCCGCCTTTCCTGAAAATCGCGTATGCGCATTTTCCGATATCCTCGGCGGCGATGCCGGGAAGCTTCTTGTCGCCCATGGGGAGTGTGATATAGAGATTCCCGTCCTCCCCCCTCTTGGGCCCCATCCCGAAGTGGATCAGGTTCTCCCAGTAAAACGAGGTCAGAAGGAACGTCGTCGGGACACCGCTCGCGGAGAACAGCCGGTCGGCCTCCCCCTTGGCGTCGAAATGAGGGACCTTGTATTTCCCCATGAGGGTCGGCATCCGGGGGTCGTCGAGGGGAACCCATTGCCGGGTATCTTCAAGGGTCGACCAGATGACATGCCGCACGCCGGCGTCCTTCGCCGCGTCGGCCATGTTTTTCGCCTCCGCCAGCTCCCTCTCCGGAGAGAAGTGTTCCCAGAAGAAGGTGACGCAGAATGCCCCGTGGGCGCCGTGAAACGCTCTCTTCAGGCTCTCTCCGTCGTCGATGTCCACCTCCACGATTTCCGCTCCCAGTTTCTCGAGCTCCTTCGCCTTCCCGGAGCCGGCATTCCTCGTCAGGGCGCGGACCCTGTACCCGCCTCCCGCGTCCATCAGAACGGCACGGCACACCCCTCCCCCCTGCGCCCCTGTCGCACCTACTACCGCGATGATCTTCTTGTCGTCCACAGCTATCCTCCTTGTCTCCGCCTCTCGCTGACCGGATGGTTACACGGAACGATCGAAGGGGCGGAAATCCGCACTCTTACGGCATCGCCACAAACCAGACGTCTCCGAGTCCGTGGCCCAGGACATCCCCCGGCGCCTTGTCGCCGGCGAAGTAGTACAAGGGCGATCCCTTGTACGTGGTCTGCCGCTTTTCGTCCTTCCGGTTGATCGTGGCGAAATCCCCGCCCGGCACTCCATCGGGAACCGACACTTTTTCACGGAAATAGGGCGGCCACTTCTCGACGCAAGGGCCGGCGCAGGCACTCTTGCCGGGGGAATCCTTCTTGAAAACGTAGAGAGTCATCCCTTTCGAATCGGTGAAGAATTTCCCCACGCCGGCCTTCTCGGAGGTCCGGATCGTGTGCCGGTCGGCAATCGCCACTCCCGCGAGAGCCAGCGTCAGAACCGCGCACATCGCAAACCGCACTCCTCCCTTTCGCATGACAACCTCCATTTCGATTCCTTATCTTCCGCAGACCATTAGGTGCCCGGAGCCTCCGGGAGTTTCCGCCCTGCGCGGAATCGATTTCGATCCTCGTGGTTCCGGGAAGCCGCGATCTGGTAATAGAATGTTCCGGCAACCGGAGCCACCCCATCGGGGCCCGATTTCCGTTCCGGGAGCGGGAGGAGTTCGATGACCCTGAGACGCACGGCCCTGTGGTGTGTCGCGGGATTCGCGGCCCTTCTCGGGTTGGCCGCGCTGTCCGTCGCCCTGGCGGTCACCCGGCCCGCGATGCTCCGGCCCTGGGTCCAGCGGGCTCTGACCCCGCGGGGAGGATCGGCCTCCCTGGCGAGCCTGAAACTATCGCTCGCCCCGCCGGCCCTTACGCTTTCCGGACTTGCGATCGCGGGTCCTCCGCGCGACGGCGACCTGCTGCGCCTGGACCACCTGCAGCTGGAGCTGATCCCCGGCCGCCTCTTCCACGGCGGTCCGTGGGTGCGGCACCTGGAAGCAAGGGGGGTGATGTTCGAGCGCGCACGCCCCCGGGAGACGGAAGGCCCGCCGGACTTGACGCCACTCACACGCCTCTTCGACATCGAGGACCTCTCGCTGACGGATGCCCGTCTGCGCGTGGCCACCCTTCAGGGAGTTCTTGCGGTGGAAGGGCTGCGGTTGCGAATGGCGCCGAAGGAAAGAGGAATGCGCGCCTTCGAGGGATCCGGGGATCTGTCCTTTCGCGGAAAGGGAAGCCCCGTCTTCGCGGCGAATCTTTCGGCCCGGGGTACCGTCACACCCGAGCCTGCGCTGACGGTCGACCTCGCGTCGGCCCCGGGCTACCTGGAACTGCCGTGGATTTCCGGCAACCTGTCCGGCACGACCCGCCTGAGGGTGACGCGGAATACCCTCCAGACAGAGGACCTGAGCCTGACGCTTTCCCAGGGCCGGGTAATCCTGGGTTCGCGCGCGAAAACCGTCCAGGAACCGGTCCGTCTGGACGGAGCGGTGAGCGCGACGCTCGACGGGCGGAACCTTCGCCTCGAGGTACTCGGCATGGACATCGGGGGCCTTCTCTTGGCGCGGGGGCGATGGAGCGGGCCGACCCTCGACAGGATATCCGGGACCCTTGAAGGGGAGATCCCACGCGTAGAGCGGGTGAGAGACGTTTGGGCTCCCCTCCTGCCCGGCACGCTTGCGGACATGGAGCTGACGGGAAGGCTTCCCTGGCGGCTGGCCCTGTCCGCCGGGATCACGGAACGTTTCCTGGCCCTCGATCTCTTCCCCACGGCCCTGGGGCTCTCCTGGGCAAGCGCGGGACTGGAATGCCGGTTCGCGGGAACCCTGAAGTCGGAGGGAGCCCTCGATGGGTGGCTTCACGGCAAGGCTGCCCTGAGCGGTCGGGTTCGGGGAACGGGGCAATTCGACCGCCCGCCGCTCGCGGTGCGCCGGTTTCGCTTCGACGCTCCCTTTTCCGGTGTGATGAGCGCTCTCGCTCTGCCGGGGTGGAGCCTCTCGGCGGGGCCGGGCGAGGTGCTTTACGAAGGCCGTCCCCTCCCCTTGGGGACGGTTGCCATCCGGGGATCCGCAAGGCCGGTCGGGAACTCATACCGACTGGAAGGCGTGGAGATCCGTTCCGGATCCCTCGGTCGACTGACCGGTCAGGTTGCCATCCGGGGAGGGGACGTCAGAGGCGCCCTGGACGAGGCAAGTCTGCCCGTAGACAATCTCGTATCCCTCGCGCAGGCGGTGAGCGGAAGGGAATGGACCGGCTGGTCGCCCACGGGCGCCGTCACCGTCGGCGCCCGGCTCGAGCGCGCGGAAGGCGGTCCCCGGCTGGCGGCAACGGCGGTGCTCGGACGGATCGGCTTCACCTCGCCCGCAGGCGATGTGATCGGCCAGAACCTGGAAGGCAGGGTCGGCCTCGATGCGAGCCTGACCGCCCGACCCCGGGTGAACGTCGACCTGGCCCTCCGGCGCGGGGAAGCCCTCTGGGGCACGGTCTACCTCGACCTGTCGAAGGATCCGCTGGAACTGCGTGCCGGTGGAACGCGAGCGGGCCCCGCGGAGTACGGGGACCTCCTCCTCGAAGGCAGGCTGGCACGGTTCGGCCGCCTGGAAATCCGGGGGGGGGCGCGTCGTGTCGAAAAGACCTGGCGCCACCGTGGGAGGCTCGCTCTGCGCGATGCCCAGCTTGGACCGATCTTCCGCACCTTCCTGAGGGATCCGCTGGCGGCGTCGCACCCCGGCCTGGCCGGGCTCGAAACGGAGGGGTCCGCCGAGGTCGCCCTTTCGTTCTCCGGTTCAGGGAATGCCGCCGATCTGGACGGAACGCTCCGGCTGCGTTTGGCCCATCTGCACCGGGGGGCCGATCCCGCCCTCCTCTCCGGGCTCGACATCGACCTCCCGTTCACCTACTCCTTCGGCGCGGCGGATCCGGGACGCTCCGCCCCCTCCGATGCGGCGAAGTGGGGCCGTCTGCGCCTGGAGAGGATTCGCTTCTCCGGGCAGGAACTGGGTCCGTTGGAGATGCCGGCCGTCCTGGTGCCCAATCGTCTCTATCTCGGCGGAACCGTCCGTACGTCCCTGTTCGGAGCCAACCTTGTCTTGCGGCGGATCCGGCTGGACGAACCGCTTTCCCCGGACATTCGCCTCGGGATGGCGCCCGAACTGGACGATCTTGACTTCTCGAGGATTCCCGGAAACAAACCGGGGATCGAGGGGCGCCTCGGAGGCATCCTGGATCCCGTGAGCCTCGGCCGGGAACGGATGACGGCCGGCGGGGAGCTGACCGGCGACCTGCTCGGCGGGCGCCTGAACGTCCGCCGCGTGACGGTCGAGCGGCCCTTCAGCGAGGGACGGGAGATCGGCGCCGACGTGACCGTGGACCGGATCGACCTCGAACGGTTATCCGCGGCCCTGGGCGTCGGACGCATCACCGGACGCCTCTCCGGGTCGATCATGGGTTTGCGGGTGGCCTACGGCCAACCGGTGGCGTTCGATCTCAAGATGGAGTCGGTGCCCGCGGAAGGGGTGGGACAGACCGTGAGCCTCAAGGCGGTGAACTCCATATCGTTGATCGGCACGGGATCGGCGTTGAGCGGCCTTGGGCTCTCCCTGATGACGACGTTTTTCCGGGAATTTCCGTACGAGAGGATCGGTTTCGGATGCCGCCTGGAAAACGACGTTTTCACCGTACGCGGTCTCATCCACGAAGACGGTGTAGAGTATCTGGTGAAAAGACGCTTTTTCGCCGGGATCGACGTGGTCAACGGCAACCCGGACAACCGGATCGGCTTTTCGGATATGCTGGAGCGGGCGAAACGCGTGAGCGGAGAACGCTCCGATTGAGGCGGATGCACCCATCCGCCGTGAAAAGGGGGACAGCATGGAACGACCCGCGCATCGCTTCACTTTTTCCGTACTGGGGGTTCTCGCGCTCGTCGCGGGGTGCGTCACGGTGAACGTCTACTTCCCCGCCGCGCAGGTGGAGAAGACGGCCGAGAAAATCGTGGACGATGTCTACCAGGAGAAGAAGGAACCTCCGAACCAGGAGCCGGCGGAAAAACCGCGGTCGTGGAACGAAGGGGACACGGTCCGCGGCATCGTGCGCCTTGCCCGCTTCGGGCCCGCCCCGGCATTCGCCGAGGAAGCCACGACCGTGAGCAACGCGGCGATTCGCGGGCTGAAGGAGCAGATCGGACGGCGGCACCGGGAACTGCTCCCCTTCTATCAGCAAGGCCAGGCAGGGATCACCCGGGACGGATTCCTGGAGGTCCGGGGGACGAGCGGCCTCGGGTTACCCCAGGTGGCGGCCCTGAAGAGGCTCGTCGACGCCGACAACGCCGCCCGGCGCCGACTCTACGAGGAGGTGGCAAGAGCCCTCAACCTGAAACCGGAGCAGGTGCCCCAGGTACGGAAGATCTTCGCGAAGCAGTGGAGGGAGAAGGCCCAGGCCGGCTGGGCGGTCCAGTCGGACGACGGCCAGTGGGGGCGCAAGTAGGGGATATCCGCCGCGGACGGCGCGTTCGGAGGTGCCAGGGAGGCCTGCCGATGACGGTCCTCAGATCCATCCGGAAAGTGTGGCGGTCCCGGCCGACGATCGAAGGGGCGGGTGTCCACCTCAAGCGGGCGTTCGGAAACCAGGAAGCTCCGCTCCTCGACCCCTTCCTCCTCCTCGACGATTTCCGTTCGGACGATCCGTCGAAATACCTTCCGGGGTTCCCCTGGCATCCGCACCGGGGGATCGAGACGATCACCTACGTTCTCGAGGGGGACGTGGAGCACGGGGACAGCATGGGAAACCGGGGCGACATCACCCCCGGCGACGTCCAGTGGATGACCGCGGGCAGCGGAATCATCCACCAGGAGATGCCGAGGGGCGACGCAAGGGGACGCATGGGAGGGTTCCAGCTCTGGGCCAACCTCCCCGCCTCGCACAAGATGATGGATCCGAGGTACAGGGACGTGAAGCGCATCGAGATCCCCGAAGTCTCCGTGGAGGGCGGTGCGAAGGTGAAGATCATCTGCGGAAGGGTGAACGGCGCGCAGGGGCCCGTCCGGGACATCGTCACGGACCCCGAGTACCTCGACGTCGCCATCCCGGGGGGGGGGCCGTTTCACCCATCCGGTGCGGAAGGGGCACACGGTCTTCGCCTACGTCGTCGCGGGGAGCGCCTGCTTCGACGTGGGAAGGGACCCGTACGCCCGCGAGGAAACGGGACGGAACTATTTCGACATGGAGCGGGAGTGCCTTTGCGGTGCGGAGAGCCTCGTTTACTACGGCGACGGCGATGCCGTAGCCATCACCGCCGAAACGGAGCCGGTCCGCTTCCTCCTCGTGTCCGGGAAACCGATCGGGGAGCCGGTGGCCTGGTACGGGCCCATCGTGATGAACACCTCCGAGGAGATCCGGACCGCGTTCGAGGAGTACCGGAAAGGGACCTTCATCCGACACCGGTGAGAAGGTCCCGCCGGTAGACCTGGACAGGCCGTATCCTTGCGCCAATCCGCGAACCCGGCATCCCTCCCGGCGGCTCCTCGCAGGCCGGCGCCCGGATCGGGCGGATCGCTTCTCCTTTCTCCCCGCACCTCTCCCCACGCCGTGTCGCATTCCGTAAACGGTTTTCCGGAATGCGCATCGAAATAAAACGACCGAAGAGGGGACAATACCCGGGAGAAGAACGTCCCATGCGACTATTTGCCGCGCTGATCACCGCGGCGCTCGCCGGTTGCGCGGCCGGTCCGGATTACCATCGGCCCGCCCCCCCCCGCGGTCGATTCCTACACGTCGGAGGCGCTCCCCGCGGGATACGTCATCGACTACACCGGCGAGTCCCGCCAGCTGCGCACCGAGGGGGAGCGGTTCCTTCCCGCGTTCAACCTGGCCGTCATCCTGATCTTCCTGGTGCTGGCGGCCCGGTTCAACCGTTTCCGGGATCCTTTCGTCATTCTCGCCGGGTCGGTTCCGCTCGCCATGTTCGGCGCGCTCCTCTTCACGTTCCTGAAGATGCCCGACCCGAATGTCCCGTTCTGGACCAGCGGCTGGACCACCACCCTGAACATCTATTCGCAGGTCGGGCTCGTGACCCTGGTCGGCCTCGTCTCCAAGAACGGCATCCTGATCGTGGAATTCGCGAACAAGCTGCAGCTCCAGGGGATGACCAAGCTGGAGGCCGTCCGCCAGGCGGCCATGATCCGCCTTCGCCCGATTCTCATGGTCAGCGCCGCCACCATCGGCGGCCACTTCCCGCTGACCCTGGTCACCGGCGCCGGCGCCGCCGCGCGGAACTCCATCGGCCTGGTGCTGGTCGGCGGCATGTTCATCGGCACCCTCTTCACCCTGTTCATCGTACCGTCCATCTACATGCTCATCGCCCGCGACCACGGGAAAGACCGGGATGGCGGAGCGTTGGCCGCGACGGCGGAACCCTGACGTGCGGAACCCTGACGCTGCGGTCAACGGGTGAATGGATTACTATATCCGGAAAGGCAGCGAACCGGTCATTGGCGAGACGACGGAGGAGAAGGGATGCCCACCCTCAAGGCCCGCTTCGAATCGATTCGAAGGGAATTCGAGATGGCGGACACCGGGTTCTTCGTTCTCCGGATCATCGCCTTGTCGGGGACCGTCGGCTGGCTCCTCGTGGCGCCGGTCCCCCGGGAAACCGTTTCGATTTTCCTCCGGATCGCCGGATTTTTCCTCGTTTACTGCGTATTGGTGTACGCGCTCCTGTTCCTCCGATTCGACCGGAAGAGGGACATCTATCGTCTTTTTCTCCTGTTCGACCTTGCCTTCGTCTACCTGCTGATCGTACATTCCGGCGGCTTCGCCAGCACCTTTTTCATAGGCTTCTACCTGCTGACCGCCCTGCACGCTTTCTACTACGGCTATCCCACCGGCATGGCCGTGGCCGCGGTGAGCACCGTGGTCTACCTCCTCGCCGGTATTCGCGTCTCCGAAATCGAGCCGATCGACTTCCTGCTCCGGGTCTCCTTCCTTTTCCTCATCGCGCTCCCGATCGGCCTGCTCTCGGCGGTCCTCCGCAAGGACAAGGAGAAGATCGAGTCGCTCAACCGGGACCTGACCGAATCGCTCCAATCCTTGAAGTACACGCAAGGAAAGATTCTCGAAGCGGAGAAGTTGTCCGCACTCGGGAGGCTTTCCGCCAACGTGGCACACGAGATCCGCAACCCCCTGACGGCGATCGGGGGATTCGCAAAGCGCCTGGAGAAGCGGTTGCCGGAGAAATCGGCGGAAAAAGAGAGCGCAAGGATCATCGTCCACGAGGTGGGGCGTCTCGAACGGATCCTTCGGGACACGCTGACCTTTTCCAGGGATGCGAAATTCCACCTCCGGTACGCGGACATGAACAATCTTCTCGCCTCGACGGAGACGAGGTTCGCCGACCTCTGCCGGGAGTATAATGTGCACATCACGCTTCGTCCGGCGCCTGACCTTCCATCCTGCATCGTCGACGAGGACCAGATCCGGCAGTCCATCGACAACCTGGTGACCAACGCGATCGACGCGATGACGGGGGGCGGAACGCTGACCCTGACGACAAGGACGGCATGCGAGAACGGGACCCACTTCGTGGTCATCGACGTCGCCGACACGGGGCCGGGGATCCCGCCTGACCTGGCAAGCCGGGTCTTCGAGCCCTTCTACTCCTCCAAAGAGATCGGCCACGGCACGGGTCTCGGCCTCTCCATCTGCAAGAAGATCATGGAAGAGCACCGCGGGTCGATCCGGGTGTCGTCGGCGCCGGGAGAAGGCGCGATGTTCAGCCTTTTCATCCCGTACATTCCCGTCGAGGAGATCTTCAAGGCACAGTGCTGGGAAATCATGCGCTGTGGCGTCGAACTGCCCGGGAATGCCGCGGAATCGTGCCCGGCCTACCCGAATTACGGAAGAATCTGCTGGTCCGTCGCGGGGACATTCTCCGAGACGAAAGTCCATTGCGCCCTGGCCGCGAAAATCGGAGACTGCCACCAGTGCGCCTTCTACGAAATCGTCAACCCTTCCTGTGCGCAGAATCCACAGGGAAACCACTGACCGCAAGCCGGAGGCCCGCGTTGGAGGAACGATTCAACCTGCAGTCGGCCAACTGGATCTCCTACGTCCTGGACCGGCGGAACCAGATCCCCTACATCGCGGATCCGAACCTCGTAAGGGATACGCTGGCCGTGTTCCTCGGAAACCTTGTCGACGGGCTGTATTTCCACGGCAAGACGAATGCGAAGATCGTCGAAAAAGCGGACCAGATGCGAAAGACGGTCCGGGAACGGCCGCACCACCGCTACGACGATATCGTCATGGAACTGCGGGATCTCTTTTCGAAAAGGGAGTGGACCGCGGTTCTCATCCCATCCGGGTTCGAGGAGTCCCGTTCCGTCGACCAGCTGCTGACGTCGAAACATTTCCTGTCGAAATTGTCCCGCGCCATCGAGGCCGAACCGCATCTCATCCTTCACCTGAACGAGGCTCCCCGCAAAGACTTCGCCATCACGGACGTATACCCGCCCTTCCACGCCGCCCTGTCGAAATCCACCCGCTGGCCCGGAATCCTGCTCTGGCGCAGAAGCGACGAACCGCTGTTTTTCCCGCTTCCGGCGGAAAAAGCCGAAGATGCCGTCCACTGGATATTCACGGGGGCGGATGACCTCGCGAATACGCCGGGGCATCTCCTGATGCGTCATTACCTGGACGCATTTCCCTCCTGCGGGATCCATGCGAGTTCCCGCCTGACGTTGCTGCACCTGAGCGACACCCATATCGGAAGCAAGAAATCGATCGAGAGGATCATCCGGGTAAAGGATCTCCTGAAGGACCACATGGATAAAATCCGGGGGAATTCGTCCGTACAGTTTCTGGTGAGCGGAGACATCATGCAATCACCGGAAGAGAGCAACGTGATTTGCGC from the bacterium genome contains:
- a CDS encoding LemA family protein gives rise to the protein MGKSRVVLTAFLAVTLAGCGYNTFQRNDEAIKSSWSEVLNQYQRRADLIPNLVNTVKGFAAQEKEVLLGVTNARAKVGSIQATPELINNPEAFAKFQAAQGELSGALSRLLVVSENYPQLKSDANFRDLQAQLEGTENRITVARNRYIKAVQEYNVTVRSFPSNLTAMIFGYKTKPNFTVENEKEVSRPPKVDFAPAPAKQ
- a CDS encoding NmrA/HSCARG family protein: MDDKKIIAVVGATGAQGGGVCRAVLMDAGGGYRVRALTRNAGSGKAKELEKLGAEIVEVDIDDGESLKRAFHGAHGAFCVTFFWEHFSPERELAEAKNMADAAKDAGVRHVIWSTLEDTRQWVPLDDPRMPTLMGKYKVPHFDAKGEADRLFSASGVPTTFLLTSFYWENLIHFGMGPKRGEDGNLYITLPMGDKKLPGIAAEDIGKCAYAIFRKGGEFTGRTVGIAGGHLTGGQMAAALTRALGQEIRYNAVSPEVYRGFGFPGAEDLGNMFQFKRDFESVFCGARSLEFSRALNPAMRSFEEWLAEHGDRIPVETVPGRASGG
- a CDS encoding YdbL family protein, which translates into the protein MERPAHRFTFSVLGVLALVAGCVTVNVYFPAAQVEKTAEKIVDDVYQEKKEPPNQEPAEKPRSWNEGDTVRGIVRLARFGPAPAFAEEATTVSNAAIRGLKEQIGRRHRELLPFYQQGQAGITRDGFLEVRGTSGLGLPQVAALKRLVDADNAARRRLYEEVARALNLKPEQVPQVRKIFAKQWREKAQAGWAVQSDDGQWGRK
- a CDS encoding HAMP domain-containing histidine kinase; translation: MPTLKARFESIRREFEMADTGFFVLRIIALSGTVGWLLVAPVPRETVSIFLRIAGFFLVYCVLVYALLFLRFDRKRDIYRLFLLFDLAFVYLLIVHSGGFASTFFIGFYLLTALHAFYYGYPTGMAVAAVSTVVYLLAGIRVSEIEPIDFLLRVSFLFLIALPIGLLSAVLRKDKEKIESLNRDLTESLQSLKYTQGKILEAEKLSALGRLSANVAHEIRNPLTAIGGFAKRLEKRLPEKSAEKESARIIVHEVGRLERILRDTLTFSRDAKFHLRYADMNNLLASTETRFADLCREYNVHITLRPAPDLPSCIVDEDQIRQSIDNLVTNAIDAMTGGGTLTLTTRTACENGTHFVVIDVADTGPGIPPDLASRVFEPFYSSKEIGHGTGLGLSICKKIMEEHRGSIRVSSAPGEGAMFSLFIPYIPVEEIFKAQCWEIMRCGVELPGNAAESCPAYPNYGRICWSVAGTFSETKVHCALAAKIGDCHQCAFYEIVNPSCAQNPQGNH
- a CDS encoding metallophosphoesterase, whose amino-acid sequence is MEERFNLQSANWISYVLDRRNQIPYIADPNLVRDTLAVFLGNLVDGLYFHGKTNAKIVEKADQMRKTVRERPHHRYDDIVMELRDLFSKREWTAVLIPSGFEESRSVDQLLTSKHFLSKLSRAIEAEPHLILHLNEAPRKDFAITDVYPPFHAALSKSTRWPGILLWRRSDEPLFFPLPAEKAEDAVHWIFTGADDLANTPGHLLMRHYLDAFPSCGIHASSRLTLLHLSDTHIGSKKSIERIIRVKDLLKDHMDKIRGNSSVQFLVSGDIMQSPEESNVICANDLYDYLKYLHPSGQDPIFVLGNHDVRRKGVLRGRPASSSLLPAFNTRIEWVPDHPVGILCWNSADGGRMARGKITGEQYRAIEERLTPLPGGTTNPILISLLHHHPMEWRRIDPEMHRFHIKTLGSSMRKFIAFAYEHMDGLANAQEFIRFCDSHGVKVILHGHKHIPIAGKIPDHLLENPPMLTFGSGSAVGRNTYIFSKVFNVDYEISWNEIVLDFQTRLLSGRLMAETHYDRGLATMKTHHEFLARSPMGS